The DNA segment CACCACAATTGGAGAACTATGGAAAACTTAAACAATAGGATTATTTATCTAAAAGCTGGTCTGATAAGACCATAATGTAGGAATAGAAGCTCCATATTTGTGTATCTATTATACTAATTTACAAAACTTGAGCTAGTTAAATAGTAACATCATCAAAGGTAGCcttttctgcttgtatttttgGCCTGCTTTTTTTGCTTACACCATTTTACCTGGCCATAAGTAAATTGTATTTGAAATGGAAGCAGTCATTTCAGTAATAGCTAATTGTCTTTGAAAATTGACTTTGTCATTTTAGTAATAAGAAATTCGTGATGgctgttaaaaaaaatcccttatttTGTCATAAAATTGTTGCTTTTTGTATCTAAGTCCTTCTATTTGCAATGAGTAAGCAGCACCAGTGTCTGGTCACTTAAATCTGTTTAATTCTAGCTGGATGTAGCAGCTGAAGGATCCCCATGTAGCTCTAGAACAATGAGGGCTGCTGTGGCCATTGAGCATCTGGTGACCATCAAGGCTTTAGGGATAGTATCATATTCCTTCCTAAATGGATTTTTAGCAGTGTATGATGATTGCAACTAACACCACAAATTATTGAAGTGTAGTTTGCATATGCTTGTAAGTTCGGTGTGACTGAATTAAGCCTTCTTGTAACATgggaggaggggggagagggagaaaagGGGTGGTTTTCCTGGACAAAAGTGCGCTATTATAGCTTATTACACGTTTGTTTAGGGAGTTTCCTTTTTCCAAAAGACAGAATGCTACAAGAGTGTGCTGTAGTGGCTCAATCTGAAGATGCAGTTGCATATGAGAGGGTTACTTTTACTTTTGGTCATAGTTGCTCagagcttcttttttctttttagtttaaaCTCATATCCCAGGCATATGAAGTTCTGTCGGACCCAAAGAAAAGGGACCTCTATGACCAGGGTGGGGAGCAGGCTATTAaagaaggaggcctgagtggcggcagcttctcttcacccaTGGACATCTTTGACATGTTCTTTGGTGGTGGAGGCCGAATGAATAGAGAGAGAAGAGGTACACGGTTCTAAACAAGTTCTAGAAACTTTAACCTTGCACTTAAGCATAAAACACCTGTGCTATGGTACTGCTGTTCTGCTGAGTGCACGTAGTGTGGATATTACTCTTTGCAACAATAGATCAAGTAAactatgattttatttatttttttttagttactcTAGCATTAAGATTCTAATAAAGTAGATAACATGACATAGCCATAGCAACATTCCTGAtgagttctgtttattttttgttgaagTTGGTGTGGGTAatctgtaggggagggggagacatTTAGTAGGTTAGAGCAGCTGAATTAGACCTGTTTTAAGTTACCTTTTTTTTCTAGATCTGTGCCTCACTTGCTCATATGCTTTGGGCAACTTGCTTTAAAGGACACCATCAACTTAAACTTCAGTAATGTTAAATCTCATGAAAATATTTGGGAGAAGTTATGTGAAACTCAGTACAGAGTGCTGCCAAAAGCACAGGATGATTTTTGTCCTTTCCCATGCCCACTGTCTGTTGAAGAAGCAAGTAGTAACTTGCTAGAAAATCTTTGAAATTATGCTGTGAAATGGCATGGAAATTTATAAGTAGGCATAATAGCAGCTTCTAAATTGACTAGATCTGAAGCTGGTAGTGTCCTTGCATCTTGCTGTTTCAGTTAAGCTTATAAACTTAGAAGTAGGAGCAGGGTGGCTTTAATGATGCTTTGCGTAATTACAGCTAAACTGTGTGTTGTGACATGAGTGGTGCAGCTCAATGGAAGCTGATGAAACTGCACATGTTTTTAAAGGGGCTGAGCTGTGTTCAAAGTTTGGAATGAACTTTACATTCAGTGAGACTGTGCATGTATGAACAAGTGTAGAAGCCTTTAAGCATTGGTCCTCACAACAGCTGAACCAGAGTTAATCTctccatgtttttttttaaagggaaaaatgttGTGCACCAGTTAGGCGTATCTCTTGAAGACTTATACAATGGTATTACAAGGAAACTGGCACTGCAAAAGAACGTTATTTGTGCAAAGtgtgaaggtaaaaaaaaaaaagtagtggttTCAAACACCTCTTACTCCaatggtgggtttttgtttgtttgaaataacATTGTGGGAGGATTGTGAGTAAAGTGGGTGTGTATTTTTACTTTTCAGTCACCTTCCCTGCTGCCCCGAAAGTCTGCCAGGTTATTTAGTTCTTATTTGCACTTATTTATGCTTATCCAAGAATAATGTTCTCTTAAACACTGTTCTAATGGCAGGCTTGAACTCCTGTGAATTATAGTTAAGGGTACCTAAATTTAAAATATCTCAATCCAGAAATCTAATAAATGGCTGTTTAACTTTTTAATTGCTGTGGGTAAGTCTAGCTTGTATTACACAACTCATTTTACAGCTATTACGTATCCCTAATGACTGATCTCAATAAGGTCTCTATTAAATATTTGGCCAGCAGATGCTTTCCAAGGTATTAATGGAATGTCTAGGTCTTGAAGTTGGTGTGCTGATAGTTCCTTGAAAACCAAGATGTACTGGTAGATAGGGCAGAGGCTAATGAAACAAGCTGTGCACAAAAAACATGACTTGACTTTGCTTGTAGAAACTTCCAACTTGTGGGGCATGTTTTGTGATGGAAACTAAATTCCAGTCACATTGAAAATATATTCCAGAACTAGTCTTAAGTGACCCTAAAGGTGCTCCTGAAGTCAATGGGTTCCAGCTTGACTACTgtagaataactttttttttttttactgagatgTAACTCTTTTGTCAAAGGTTATGGCGGAAAGAAAGGGGCAGTAGAAAAGTGCCCTGTATGTAAAGGAAGAGGAATGCAAGTTCTGGTTCAGCAGATTGGACCTGGCATGGTGCAACAAATCCAAACTGTGTGTCCGGAATGCAAAGGCCAAGGTGAAAGGATAAACCCGAAGGACAGGTGTGACAACTGCAATGGATGTAAGGTTGTGAGGGAGAAAAAGATCATAGAAGTTCATGTTGATAAAGGTAAGAACTGTGTGTTTGTTCTGTGTCCCTAAGCATAGTCTATAGTTCTGCAGAGAATAAATGGGTTTCTTCTCTGCAGGGATGAAAGATGGTCAGAAGATAGTATTTCATGGAGAAGGGGACCAGGAGCCTGATCTGGAGCCTGGTGATGTTATCATTGTGCTTGATCAAAAGGATCACAGCGTCTTTCAGAGACGAGGGCATGACTTAATTACCAAAATGAGAATCCAACTCTCGGAGGCTTTATGTGGTTTCAGAAAGACCATTGAAACTCTGGATAACAGAGTTCTTGTCATATCATCTAGGCCAGGTAGGTCTTTATGCTGATGCTAACTTAACTGCTTGCCTGTTTCATTGTGACTGGGCTGGTTGCTGTTgattgtgttgttgttgtttggtttgtgttgtgtggtttggatttttttttaactggttgaTGCAAACTACACTTGCAGTCATTTAGTTGGTTCTTTGTTATTCTTGTGACTTTTTAAAACGTGCAGAATTACAGCTAGAACTGTCAAATGCTGCTTAATAAACTTCAGCCTCAGTCAGTGGATAGCCAGGAAAATAGTCAAGAGGCCAGAAACTTGAATTCTACTGGATAATCTGTTAGTTCAGCCTGAAGGCTGTACTGAGAAAAGCTGATTCTCTTACAGTAAACAGCCTAAATGTCCTTTGTTGTGTATAACTTGGGTCTAGCACTTTGCAGTCTTGGGCCTTTTCTATGTGTTGCTTATTGGTCTCCCTCAGATGCTGTGGGAACACTTCTTGTTATAATCCTGATTTTCCTGCTTGTGAAATGTCTGTCACGTAAGCTTACTTACAGCTCTTACCTCCGTGTAGGTGAAGTGATAAAACACGGTGACCTAAAGTGTATCCACAATGAAGGGATGCCTATCTACAAATCTCCAATGGACAAAGGCAGCTTAATTATACAATTTTTGGTAAGTTGACTGCTTGATTTTCTGTAGCAGAGCTATTTGTGGTGGCATCAGGAGTAACTATTAACTGAAAATATATGTGGATTTAAAATTGTAGGTCCAATTCCCAGAGCACTTCTGGCTCCCAAGGGAGAAACTGTGTCTGCTGGAGGCTCTGCTCCCTCCACGAGAAGATGTTATGATAACAGATGAGATGGATCAAGTAGACCTTGAAGATTTTGATCCAAATGAGCAAACCTACCGTAACAGTGGGGGAGAAGCATATGAAGAAGATGAAGAGGGCCCAAGAACGGGCGTACAGTGTCAGACATCTTAAAGCAAGGTGAAATGGATGTCATCTAAAATGTAAATTTTCACAATGAAAACTGCATGGCTGTAATAGCCACTGCTTGTGGTTTTTGTGTTCAGCAAATTGAGTTGCTGCGCTGTCAGTATCACCTTTTTGTAACTAATTTATATTGTGTTCTTCTAGTCTTTTAAGCAATTGTCACACAGCTGAGAACCAATGGAGTTGATACATACATCTTCCTTTGCTGTGAAGGTTCTCAATGTATTTCACCTATGCTATTTATATAGGACTTTGGCAATACAGATAGAGGCTAAGTGGAGTGTCTTATGTAAATACTTTCATACTGGAAAATAAATTTCATAGGATAAAACATAGCAGAAATAACTTCTAATAAATGGAACTCTTCACATTTTATCGTGCTTCTCCTGTACTTTCTAAGCTGCTCTGGAACCTCCTCTAAATAAATCTCTACGGTCAGACTCCTATCACCTAGTCTAGGTTGTTCTCCATTTTCACCTTTGTGTTAGCTGAAACACCCAGTAATTGTATTTCAAAAGCAGTTTGTGCCTGCCATATTCCTTGCATAACAATATTCCCTGTGTTCTTTTGCTGGATTGGAGTAGCATTCCTTCAGCTGCTTAGTTCTATGGAAGTGTAACTTAGGGTGTACCCCACATACATCTAATTTACACACAGGCAAATACTTCCAAATCAAATTTTTATCTTTCAGAAGCTCAAGCTCTATATTTTGCCCTTCTTTAAAAagggttgtgtgtttttttttttttttttttttttacttcctctgAGGTGGTGTGTACTTCCCTTAACTAatgaataaaccaaaaccacatgTGCAAGGTATGCTGCTGATGTCATATATTATGACAAGACACAGaataatctcattaaagcttttttcccttttacctGTTTGTTTTCCAGGAGAGTTTGTATTAAGACAGGGTTGGAAACAGCTACCACCCTTTAATTAAAGCATGATAAATGTGCTCCATGTCACCACACAATTGCTGTGACAGGTGTTGAACTGAAGTGACTGCATGGCGCTCACTGGGaccccagcactgaggtcaggcTCTCATTCCCATGTGTACAGCACATCACCTCAGCCACTTTCCGTTTTCCCAAAATAAGCTGCTGTGAGACCTGGTCAATGCTTTCCAGCTCCAGTCTATTTATGTATAAAGGCAGGGGAGATTAACTGAGCGGTTACTTCACCCATGACTACATAtttccaaaaatacatttttcaagcaTTAGACATGAGTTGCTTGCAGctgtagcttttatttttaaaaaagtaaagccTTTTCTCATGCTAAACAAAATCAAAATTGTATGTAAACATATCTGATGTTGTAGATTAGCATTACTAAAATGCTTTCAtcatataaaaaaaatacataggagAGTGGTACTCCTAAAAACTGCCACAAGAGTTAACCAAAGGATCTGAGTCAAGACATCTAAACTGGACAGTCATAAATGTGAATTTCTTGGTCATCTCCAACAGACACAATTTTGGACCCGCTTCCATTGTATttcactccccaaacctgcaattaGAACACAAACAAGGTTTTCGATGTGAGACTTAAAAAATACCTTCCGAGCAGTCATGTTTATTGGCTACAAGAAGCAGAGGAGGATTATTTAAGTTCACTTTAGCAGAGCTGGTCCAATTATGGCTGCGGTGTTAACAGCAGATGTGGTTGATGAAAGACACACTGTCACCTAGTCGCCTGACATTCTGACATTTCTACTGGCACTGGATTACACAATCTAAAGATGCTTGAAAAAGGCTGAAAAGTACTTCAGTTTGCATAAATCCAACTTAACATTTTCAATCTTACCCATCCTGCCTTCCTTTCTGAAAAGAGTATTCTGCTGCCCTTTCAGGACAgcaagaaaggaaatattttttgtgcAGATGGACACATCTGGACAGACTGAAGAACAATCCAGTTTATCCTTGGGCTAATTAAGAGAACCATTTACTTACCATGCAAAACTTAGAAAAATTCAGGTCAGTCTCTGCCTTCTATAAACTTAAGATATTATAGACAACAGCTAAAACAATACTGGAAATCCCATTCTGCTTTGTAGATGAATACTAAAATTCCCATAGCTGTAGGTAACTGAAAAGAAGGCTACCAGTAAAAAAATGCTATGGAAGAAGAGTCCGAATAAAATCTCAAAGAACTTCCTTTGTCAAGTCTTCCTCTATGATCCATTAAGAAATAACCTTGTTTTATTTAACACctaacatttggaaaaaaacagtaaCTTGGTAGATACCCAGCTTCCTCTTTCCTCAAGGGTAGATGTCATTCATAAAAATAGTTTCAAGCCTGCTTTCAAACATCTTTTTACATTAATTTCATCCTTTTAAGTAAGTATTTTCCCCACTGACACAGGCACACACTGTGTAAGTGGTAGAAATAAGAGCATAGACAAGATACAGAACAGAGTCTGGAAAGAATCCTTGTGGCCCGTCAGGATTGCCATTATTTGGGTCTGTAAAAATGAATTACTTGGAAGAGATCAAGCTACGTGCTCAGAACATTAGTTCAATATTAAGTGCCAAATAATTACAAACATCTTTTAGGATTTAATTACAGCAAGCTAAAGTCCAACCCCAAAGCTACAGCACCAACCTGAAGCACAAGTGTGCACAACTACAAACTACAGTTCTGTGAACACGGGGATGTAGGGAAAGCAATAACAGACACACCTGATCCTGGTGGTCAAAGAAAGTGTGAACGCAGGTTCTCGTCCCAGCATCCCAAACTTTTACGCTTTTATCAgatgaactgaaagaaaaatagtatTGATTGATGTTTAAATTAATAGATGAACTATAGTTTAGTACAAAACTTAAAAGAACTCATACAGTAGGCATAAGAAACCAGCTTCCAACCATCAAATACAAAGGAGTCTGTCTTCCACCAGATTCCTTTAAAATACCTTgactgtttcagtagctgcactTGGAAAGTGAGGCCTCCTCATTGAGCCAAAACATTATTTAAACTTCTTTGGATAAAGAAACTTCCGCTACATGTACTGGGCCCCTAGCTGCCTGAACTGTGTTAAGAGTTAACACTAAAGTTCGACTAGATGAATGTACTACTACATTAGGTTGTACTTCTCAATTCAACAGCAAATTTTTACCTATTTAGAATCAAACTGCCCTTCTCTTGGCTTCAGATGTTCTTCACTTGCAGGAAGCTGCACTGCAGTGAGATGGCTTACATTATAAAATACTACTCACTGCACCTGGTATCACATCACAGACTGGCTCTTGAGTCTTTAACTGTAACATACATTATTCCATTGCAATTTGTACACATTTACTTTTCATGACCCATCTCcttttataaactttttttttttttttcccgcaaGCATAAACAAGTTCAAAATCCTCAATACCTGGAAACAAAATGTGTATCATCGGGACAAAATGCTACATTTAATACCCAGGATCCATGACCGCTTAATGTACCAGCCAAATTTGCATGTTGCCTGTGGAAAGAACAAATTTTAGAAAACTTCAAATGTTAACATTTGGTTTGTGAACTCCAGGGAAAAAGCAACAGGAATATGCTCTAGCTATTGCAGACAGGAATGGTTCAATGCAAGGCCATGGAAGGTGACTTCTGGATGTCTGTCCATCCAAGCCGAACTGGTGTTAACAACAGATTCTGGTTTTCCATTTGAAACCGTTAATATACAAAGTCGTCACTAAGAAGAGACACATTGGTGGACAAAACAGTTTCACCATGAAAAAGGGGAAGCAACGCAGGTTTAGGGGAGTGAAGGTCACTGAAGTGGCACCTTCTCCTTCCCAGAGTCTTCCAGATTATTTGCACAATGCACCAGAAATGGGTAATGAAGTATAATATGTTGGGTACAAACCAAACATTTAAGATGTGTAAACACAAACACCCAGGACAGATACACAAAACAATTAGCCTGTTGCCTACAGGGCAAATAACGAGGAAAGTAATTTGTTTTCAAGTTAGGGCTGTCATCTACCTACGCACTTTTAAAAAACTATCTAAGGATAGTTTTATTTAAGATTATTTACTACATAAAGAAGTCACCAAAAGCTGAAGGGAATTACAGAGAGCAGAAGGcttgatatatttttttacagTAACAGCCTCTCTGAATAGTTATTTTCCTGTTAGCACATCTTGCAAAAATAACTTACACATCGTAGATTTTGATATAGCCATCATCTGAAGCAGTTACAAGTAACTGAGAATCTGGAGAAAATGTCAGTGACCGAATAGGCATCGCATGACCTGAAAATCAAAGTTATATATGGCTTAGAATGTAGCTATTGCTCTTACTAATGACAGCACTTAAGAAGCTACACCAGAACAGCATTCCCTGTTAAAGGGAAGACTCTCCAGAGGTTGCTTTCTCTCTGTGCCTCTACAGGCTTCTTCACACAACATAAAATGGAAACTGACAGTAATTCTGAACTCTGGATGTTAAGGCATGTCCACTGCAAcgcaaaagcatttatttttcagctgtggATCTTTATTAGAAATTCTGTCAtagttttaaatattatttcatatTGTTTGAAGTGCTTGAGTTTTTTAATTAACTATACAACTCGACACAAACTGCGTGAGCATTAAAAGCCCATCTAGATGTTAGAAAAATGCACATCTCCTAGAACATGAAATGttcacttattttttaaaacaggaaTAAATTGCTATGAAACGGATGTCACAGCAAAAAGCCATACAACTAGCAGCATACATTTGGCTTAGCTTCATTCCCTTGTACTGCACTGCAATCCAAGAAGCAACTGCAATTTAAGAATTTACTTAAGCATTACTGACTGTATCTTTTGAGATTGGCA comes from the Patagioenas fasciata isolate bPatFas1 chromosome 12, bPatFas1.hap1, whole genome shotgun sequence genome and includes:
- the LOC136106993 gene encoding dnaJ homolog subfamily A member 4 isoform X2, whose translation is MVKETGYYDILQVKPNASSEEIKRAYRKLALKYHPDKNPSEGERFKLISQAYEVLSDPKKRDLYDQGGEQAIKEGGLSGGSFSSPMDIFDMFFGGGGRMNRERRGKNVVHQLGVSLEDLYNGITRKLALQKNVICAKCEGYGGKKGAVEKCPVCKGRGMQVLVQQIGPGMVQQIQTVCPECKGQGERINPKDRCDNCNGCKVVREKKIIEVHVDKGMKDGQKIVFHGEGDQEPDLEPGDVIIVLDQKDHSVFQRRGHDLITKMRIQLSEALCGFRKTIETLDNRVLVISSRPGEVIKHGDLKCIHNEGMPIYKSPMDKGSLIIQFLVQFPEHFWLPREKLCLLEALLPPREDVMITDEMDQVDLEDFDPNEQTYRNSGGEAYEEDEEGPRTGVQCQTS